The following nucleotide sequence is from Luteolibacter sp. Y139.
ATCTGGTTCATCGCGCCAGAGCGGAAGCTGGTGTTGCCGAGGGTGCCGACTTCTAGAGAGGTATCGGTGGTGGCATCGTTGGTATTCCACGCGCCGAAGATGCCGGACGGGGTGCCGGTGCCGGACCACTTCGAGACGGCGAAGAGGGAGTAGTTGTGGAGATTGGTGAGGCCCTTGAAGCCGGAGGTGGGCAGGCGGAATTCCTGGGAGCTGGAGCGCGAGAATTGGAAGGCGGGCTTGCCGTTGATGCGGTTGGTTTTGAAAACGGGGCGGTTCGAGGAGGAGGGGGCGGTGCCGTTGTTGCTGCGGCCGCTGAGGTCGGTCCAGGTGGTGACGGATTGGCCGTCGGTGTAGGACTGGCCTTCGGCTTTCAGCCAGAGGACGAGGCCGGGGATATCGGCCGGGGAACTGGCGGTGAGGGTGGCTGCGCCGGTGCGGTCCTTGCCGGAACACCAGACGAGGAGCCGCTGGCCGGCACCGATCTGGACGGCGGGGAAGACCCACTTGAAGGGATCGTCGGTGTGGTCGGATAGACCCCAGCCGGCGAGATTTACCGAGGAGGCGCCGCGGTTGTACAGCTCGACCCAGTCGGAAGGATCGCCATCCTCATCAAGCAAGGTGGAGCCGTTCGACGACTGGAATTCATTAACGACAACATCGGCATGGCAATTGACCGCTAAGGCCAAGCCAGCGAGGAGCGCCAGGGTTTGGTGACGCACGGGGGGCATGCGAGGGGGCTAAGGGGAACTCTAGCAGCATGTTACAAGTTTGTGACCTTGTGCAAGCACTCTATCAATTCGGAGTTGTTGAAAATCAGTGTGGTGGGAATGCGGGGCGGCATTCTGATCGCGGAGATATGCTTGCGTTGCGGGGCTTTCGACTCAGGTCTCCGGTATGAAGGACGTCAAGATGGGTGGCGTCGATTTCCCGGCAGAAGAAGAGAGGCGCTATCCCTTTGCCCCAGGGTCTCTACTGCAGACACCGTAGCAACACACCGGAGGCTGAGTGGCGAACAAGCAATCCAGAGGCAGAAGACAGGATGAGGGGGAGCTGCCCCGGTCTTAGCTTGCCTCGTGAGGAGAGGATGGTTTTCCCCGGTTCTCCATCCATTTTGTAGCAAAGGCATACAGGGTGCCCCAGACTGCTCCGAGCATCCAGCCGCCGATGACATCGGTCGGCCAATGGACGCCGAGGTAGACGCGACTGATTCCGACGCAAACCGGAATCAGGAGGGACAGGGTCATCACGAAGAATCGCGTCGCGCGCCGTGACGAAGTGCGTGCAATCATGAGGCCGAGCGTCAGGTAAATCACGGTGGCCATGGTCGTGTGGCCACTGGGGAAGCTCGCACCGCTGACGAAAGTCCCATGAGCGACAAGGTCCGGCCTTGGACGACTATAGAAGACCTTGAGAAGATTCATGGCCGCCATAGCGCTGCCGATCGAAAGGAGTCCCATGAGTGTGGCCTTTCCCTTTCCCGAGAGAAGTGCGGCACCGAGACCTGCAGTCGAGACGAGGGTGAGGATGCTGAAGCTACCCAAGGCTGTGATGTCACGCGCCATCTCCGCGGCTCGCAAAGAGCCCAAAGGATC
It contains:
- a CDS encoding phosphatase PAP2 family protein, producing the protein MNPPSRGGSTSGEPDTQGRHRPAKPGPPSEGPRMGAPVSLPRAVPGLSLLVAAFAALILFVILGIGVRADTFAHLDPDLLLALQGKEPPSDPLGSLRAAEMARDITALGSFSILTLVSTAGLGAALLSGKGKATLMGLLSIGSAMAAMNLLKVFYSRPRPDLVAHGTFVSGASFPSGHTTMATVIYLTLGLMIARTSSRRATRFFVMTLSLLIPVCVGISRVYLGVHWPTDVIGGWMLGAVWGTLYAFATKWMENRGKPSSPHEAS